From the genome of Oceaniferula flava:
CAGCCGACGCCGAGGTCGAGTTCGGAGTCGACGCCGTCCTCACCGTTCAGCAAGGCCCAGGCGCCGCTGCCGCCGAGACCGGAGCGTTTTTCATACGTCCAATCGCGCAAGCTAACCAGCGGTGAGATGGCGCAGTTGACGATAAAAGCTCCCTCACGGGCGTGGCGCGGCACGTCTAACCAACCGCCGGCGAAATCGACCCGCAAAGGCGATTCGGTAGGGGCCTTGACCCACTTGACGATGCCCGAGGTAGACACGGGATCGAATTTCGGTGGAGTCTTCGGCAGCACGCGATAGGTGCAGCCGACTTGATCACAGAGGTCGCGTTTGATCGCCTCGTATTGATCGTCCTCGGTGACGGCGAGGATGTCAGGCTTGGCTTCGAGGAAGTAGCTTTTGAAATCGAGACCGAGGTCGTGGTCGGTGCCGATGATCACTTCATCGACCATTCTCAGCCCCTCGAGCACGGCTTTTTTATGTTCGTCGGGGATGGACGACCTGCGTTGTTTGTGATGCCAGAGTACATCCTCGGAGGCAAAACTGACGGTGAGGTGGTCGCCTAACGAGCGAGCTTCTTCAAAAAATTGGAGGTGGCCGGCGTGGATGATGTCGTAGCAGCCGGAGACAAAAATGCGTTTCATGGAAAGTGGGTTGGGAGAAGCTAAGGGTGCTTTTTTAAAGGAAGGTGGGTGGTGTTGGAGGCGATTGAGTGGGAGGCGGCGTGAAGGGCTTCGATCCGGCAGATTGAGGCCAATCTGCCCTACCATCCTCCTGCTCTACCATGACCCGTTAGACGGCTCTTACGGTGCCGCTTTGTTCGGAGTCTAAGAAATTTTGATAGGCGTGCTTGAGGCCTTGTTCGAGGGCAACCGACGGTTGCCAATCGAGTGAGCGGAGGATGCTGTTGTCCATCAATTTACGCGGGGTGCCGTCTGGTTTACTGGGGTCGGTCTCGATGGCGCCGGTGAACCCGACCGCGCGGGCGACCGCTTGGGCAAGTTCCAAGATGGTGATGTCCTCGCCGTAGCCGACGTTGACCCAGTCGGGCGGATTTTCCAATGCCATCAGGTGGAAGCAGGCGTCGGCAAGGTCGTCGACGTAGAGGAACTCACGGCGCGGAATGCCGGTGCCCCAGATGGTGACGGATTCCGCAGCGGATTCTTTGGCCTCATGAAAGCGACGGATCATCGCGGGGATGACGTGGGAATTTTCCGGGTGGTAGTTATCGCCGGGGCCGTAAAGATTGGTCGGCATGGCGGAGTGATACTTCACCCCATACTGCGCGCGGTAGTGCTGGCAGAGTTTCAGACCGGCAATTTTGGCCACGGCGTAAGCTTCATTGGTCGGTTCGAGCTCGGACGTGAGCAGACAACTTTCCGGCATCGGCTGGGGGGCCATTTTCGGATAGATGCAGGAGCTACCGAGGAAGAGCAGCTCTTTGACACCCGCCTGATAGGACCCCTCCACCGCATTGGCAGCGATCATCAGGTTCTTGTAAATGAACTCGGCCGGGTAGGTGCTGTTGGCGTGGATGCCGCCGACTTTCGCGGCAGCGACAATGACTTGATCGGGTCGGTGCTCAGCCAGGTAGGCGTGGGTTTCCGACTGGCTAGTGAGATCGAGGTCTCGGCTCGACGGAGTGAGGGTCTCGGCATAGCCGCGGTCCTGCGCCGCGCGGT
Proteins encoded in this window:
- a CDS encoding adenylyltransferase/cytidyltransferase family protein, with product MKRIFVSGCYDIIHAGHLQFFEEARSLGDHLTVSFASEDVLWHHKQRRSSIPDEHKKAVLEGLRMVDEVIIGTDHDLGLDFKSYFLEAKPDILAVTEDDQYEAIKRDLCDQVGCTYRVLPKTPPKFDPVSTSGIVKWVKAPTESPLRVDFAGGWLDVPRHAREGAFIVNCAISPLVSLRDWTYEKRSGLGGSGAWALLNGEDGVDSELDLGVG
- a CDS encoding GDP-L-fucose synthase family protein; this encodes MELKSLLILGAGGMVGSALNRAAQDRGYAETLTPSSRDLDLTSQSETHAYLAEHRPDQVIVAAAKVGGIHANSTYPAEFIYKNLMIAANAVEGSYQAGVKELLFLGSSCIYPKMAPQPMPESCLLTSELEPTNEAYAVAKIAGLKLCQHYRAQYGVKYHSAMPTNLYGPGDNYHPENSHVIPAMIRRFHEAKESAAESVTIWGTGIPRREFLYVDDLADACFHLMALENPPDWVNVGYGEDITILELAQAVARAVGFTGAIETDPSKPDGTPRKLMDNSILRSLDWQPSVALEQGLKHAYQNFLDSEQSGTVRAV